Proteins encoded in a region of the Populus nigra chromosome 3, ddPopNigr1.1, whole genome shotgun sequence genome:
- the LOC133688309 gene encoding probably inactive leucine-rich repeat receptor-like protein kinase IMK2, with protein sequence MENTCHFRDKYFFYTHLCLFLLVFLPQFASSQKWDGVMVTRADYQALRAIRNELIDFKGFLRSWNGSGYGACSGRWAGIKCVKGQVIAIQLPWKGLGGRISEKIGQLQALRKISLHDNVLGGTVPRSLGLLHNLRGVYLFNNRLSGSIPPSIGNCPVLQTLDVSNNSLTGTIPPSLANSTRLYRLNLSFNSLMGSIPVSLTQSPSLIVLALQHNHLSGSIPDTWGREGNYSYHLQFLILDHNLISGTIPVSLNKLALLQEISLSHNQLSGAIPNEMGSLSRLQKLDFSNNAFNGSIPSSFSNLTSLASLNLEGNRLDNQIPDGFDRLHNLTVLNLKNNQFIGPIPASIGNISSINQLDLAQNNFSGEIPASLVRLATLTYFNVSYNNLSGSVPSSLAKKFNSSSFVGNLQLCGYSISTPCLSPPPVVLPTPTKEEPKRHRRKFSTKDIILIAAGVLLVVLLLLCFILLCCLMKKRSASKGKHGKTSMRGLPGKSEKTGAVAGPEVESGGEMGGKLVHFDGQFVFTADDLLCATAEIMGKSSYGTAYKATLEDGKQVAVKRLREKTTKGQMEFETEAAALGKIRHPNLLALRAYYLGPKGEKLLVFDYMPIGSLASYLHARGPEIAVDWPTRMNIAIGVARGLNHLHTQQEIIHGNLTSSNILLDEQTNAHIADFGLSRLMTTAANTNVISTVGTLGYRAPELSKLKNANTKTDVYSLGVIILELLTGKSPGEPMNGMDLPQWVASIVKEEWTNEIFDLELVRDSQTIGDELLNTLKLALHCVDPTPTARPEAEEVVQQLEEIKPELAAAPADDGGKVPTTE encoded by the exons ATGGAAAATACTTGTCACTTCCGCGACAAGTACTTCTTTTACACACACTTGTGCTTGTTTCTACTGGTTTTTTTGCCCCAATTTGCTTCAAGCCAAAAATGGGATGGTGTAATGGTCACCCGAGCAGATTATCAAGCTCTTCGAGCTATAAGGAATGAACTAATCGACTTCAAAGGGTTTTTACGAAGCTGGAATGGTAGTGGATATGGAGCTTGCTCTGGTCGGTGGGCAGGAATCAAATGTGTCAAAGGACAAGTTATTGCTATCCAGCTTCCTTGGAAAGGACTAGGTGGCAGAATCTCTGAGAAGATTGGCCAGCTTCAAGCACTCAGAAAGATTAGTTTGCATGATAATGTACTTGGTGGTACTGTCCCTAGGTCTCTTGGTTTGCTTCACAATCTTAGAGGGGTTTACCTCTTCAACAACCGACTTTCGGGTTCTATCCCTCCTTCCATTGGTAACTGTCCTGTTCTCCAGACTCTTGATGTAAGTAACAATTCTCTCACTGGCACAATTCCTCCTAGTCTTGCGAATTCTACAAGGTTATATAGACTTAATCTGAGCTTTAATTCATTAATGGGGTCGATCCCAGTTAGTCTTACTCAGTCCCCTTCTCTCATCGTTCTTGCTCTCCAACACAACCACCTCTCTGGGTCAATCCCGGATACTTGGGGGAGAGAAGGAAACTATTCTTATCACCTTCAGTTCTTGATCCTTGATCATAACCTCATTTCTGGAACTATTCCTGTTAGTCTTAACAAGTTGGCTTTACTTCAAGAGATTTCTCTTAGTCATAATCAGCTTTCCGGGGCCATACCCAATGAAATGGGGAGTCTCTCAAGGCTTCAAAAGCTTGATTTTTCGAACAATGCTTTCAATGGAAGCATTCCATCTAGCTTCTCCAATCTTACCTCTTTAGCCTCACTGAATCTAGAGGGAAACCGTCTCGACAATCAGATCCCAGATGGTTTTGATAGATTACACAACCTCACAGTTCTAAACCTGAAAAATAATCAGTTCATAGGCCCCATCCCAGCTTCTATTGGAAACATTTCCAGTATCAATCAGCTTGATTTAGCCCAAAATAATTTTAGTGGAGAAATTCCAGCTTCTCTTGTTCGCCTAGCCACTCTCACTTACTTCAATGTTTCTTATAACAATCTTTCTGGTTCTGTTCCCTCATCCCTTGCTAAGAAGTTCAATTCAAGCTCTTTTGTGGGAAATCTTCAGCTATGTGGCTACAGCATTTCAACCCCATGTCTTTCACCCCCACCTGTAGTTCTTCCAACTCCAACAAAAGAAGAACCAAAACGTCATCGCCGAAAATTTAGCACTAAAGACATTATTCTCATAGCAGCTGGTGTCCTCTTAGTTGTGCTGCTTCTTCTCTGCTTCATTCTGCTATGTTGTTTGATGAAGAAAAGGTCTGCTTCAAAAGGAAAGCATGGTAAAACTAGTATGCGGGGGCTCCCAGGGAAAAGTGAGAAGACAGGTGCTGTGGCAGGTCCTGAAGTTGAATCTGGAGGTGAAATGGGTGGGAAATTAGTCCACTTTGATGGGCAATTTGTGTTTACAGCAGATGATTTGTTGTGTGCAACTGCGGAGATAATGGGGAAGAGTAGTTATGGAACAGCTTACAAGGCAACATTAGAGGATGGCAAACAAGTTGCAGTGAAAAGGTTGAGGGAGAAGACTACAAAGGGGCAGATGGAGTTTGAAACAGAGGCTGCTGCTCTCGGTAAGATTCGGCACCCGAATCTCTTGGCACTGAGGGCCTATTATTTGGGTCCCAAAGGAGAGAAGCTTCTTGTTTTTGACTATATGCCCATAGGGAGTCTTGCATCCTACCTCCATG CTCGTGGGCCTGAAATCGCTGTCGATTGGCCAACAAGGATGAACATAGCCATTGGTGTTGCGCGTGGACTAAACCATCTCCACACCCAGCAGGAGATCATTCATGGGAATCTCACATCAAGCAACATATTACTCGACGAGCAAACTAATGCTCACATTGCGGACTTTGGCCTCTCCAGGCTCATGACTACTGCTGCCAACACCAACGTGATTTCCACTGTTGGAACACTTGGCTATCGTGCACCAGAGCTCTCAAAACTCAAGAATGCCAACACAAAGACTGATGTCTACAGCCTTGGAGTGATCATTTTGGAGCTTCTGACCGGGAAATCACCAGGTGAACCAATGAATGGCATGGATTTGCCCCAATGGGTTGCATCCATTGTGAAGGAGGAGTGGACTAATGAAATCTTTGATTTAGAGCTCGTGAGGGATTCACAAACTATAGGTGATGAGTTACTTAACACATTGAAATTAGCTCTGCATTGTGTTGATCCCACACCAACTGCTCGTCCTGAAGCCGAAGAAGTTGTTCAGCAACTTGAGGAGATTAAGCCAGAGCTAGCTGCTGCTCCTGCTGATGATGGAGGCAAAGTACCAACGACTGAGTAG
- the LOC133689320 gene encoding uncharacterized protein LOC133689320 — protein MSIDMEDSLRQSSLLGFSSKDRKRRRNGCESIEDTLARWKKHNKLQVSKVPGKGSKKGCMKGKGGPENMNCRYRGVRQRTWGKWVAEIREPVKKCSLMNKQGSRLWLGTFSTAIEAACAYDYAAKLMYGPNAILNFPDYPVESGNHLDNMSSSITATETSSTESRTALDSYEDNKVNKLKINHCGSREGNNQSGFSRICAVDESEEEVEKLRVAESSAMELKAVEWNLTDDWKSSHHIEAEAPVLREEIDGGILRSWGCYGINNRYGFLQNETENVEHKKLKNEVVESSMSNRLNECVDSDYDMRTGHKPIYDVEKPLMREAAAGEEFSGLKFSNYNPFETTHDHMNPGLCNQEIDIKPFIQDISDNSVLKGGGDYGYDPAKVGSASHLQSRRPSGLSCQLQTPSTNLPGSLSYFQEADIGLGWNFDLSQQDFNGGLGGEPGLLDQWYPELQF, from the coding sequence ATGAGTATTGACATGGAGGATTCTTTGAGACAGAGTTCTTTGCTAGGGTTTAGCAGCAAGGACAGGAAGAGAAGGCGGAATGGTTGTGAATCAATAGAAGATACACTTGCAAGGTGGAAGAAACACAACAAACTTCAAGTAAGCAAGGTTCCAGGGAAGGGTTCAAAGAAGGGTTGTATGAAAGGAAAAGGTGGCCCGGAGAATATGAACTGCAGATACAGGGGTGTTAGACAGAGAACTTGGGGCAAGTGGGTTGCTGAAATCAGAGAACCTGTCAAGAAATGCAGTTTAATGAACAAACAAGGAAGTAGACTCTGGCTTGGTACATTTTCTACTGCTATTGAAGCTGCTTGTGCTTATGATTATGCTGCAAAGCTTATGTATGGTCCTAATGCCATACTCAATTTCCCTGACTACCCAGTTGAATCTGGGAATCACCTGGATAATATGTCGTCTTCGATTACTGCAACTGAGACATCGTCAACTGAATCTAGGACAGCATTGGATAGCTACGAGGATAATAAGGTTaacaaattaaagattaatCATTGTGGGTCTAGAGAAGGAAATAACCAATCAGGCTTTTCTAGGATATGTGCTGTCGACGAATCAGAAGAGGAAGTTGAGAAACTCAGGGTGGCGGAGAGCAGTGCAATGGAGTTGAAAGCTGTGGAATGGAATTTAACAGATGATTGGAAATCGTCTCATCATATTGAAGCTGAAGCACCTGTATTGAGGGAAGAAATAGATGGAGGAATTTTGAGATCTTGGGGCTGTTACGGTATCAATAACAGATATGGATTCTTGCAGAATGAGACTGAAAATGTAGAACAtaagaaattgaagaatgaGGTTGTGGAATCTAGCATGAGCAACAGACTCAATGAGTGCGTAGATTCGGACTATGATATGAGAACTGGTCATAAACCTATCTATGATGTTGAGAAGCCATTAATGAGGGAAGCAGCAGCAGGGGAAGAGTTTTCAGGCTTGAAATTCAGCAACTATAATCCCTTTGAGACCACGCATGATCACATGAACCCGGGTTTATGCAATCAAGAAATTGATATCAAGCCTTTTATCCAAGATATTTCTGACAATTCTGTGTTAAAAGGAGGGGGGGATTATGGTTATGATCCCGCGAAGGTTGGTTCTGCAAGCCACCTACAGAGTAGAAGGCCATCAGGACTGTCCTGCCAGTTGCAGACCCCATCAACCAATCTACCAGGGAGCTTGAGTTACTTTCAGGAGGCAGATATAGGCCTGGGTTGGAATTTTGATCTATCACAGCAGGACTTCAACGGGGGCTTAGGTGGAGAGCCAGGCCTGCTTGATCAGTGGTACCCTGAATTACAATTCTAG